From Monomorium pharaonis isolate MP-MQ-018 chromosome 9, ASM1337386v2, whole genome shotgun sequence, the proteins below share one genomic window:
- the LOC105830879 gene encoding uncharacterized protein LOC105830879, whose amino-acid sequence MGLLKMLKRVLCKNIATSGARFVGIIGPLTIPPLQIVTLYYFWQDYARVVDKRYCSCSCWDTVFKGSYESGIAPYKHMYFNATTNMLKIWMLIVVGVIVFYETMKYLARLAFKQRLRQSMMLLFSTALFSHYYAWWVYINYLNDDFYSQWYHQLFFTITELISTAWVVHLADKKNPITHKKAFGIAAIALLHIVAGGWDQFFANVVRGEGRAHQVIRDLGFMIPDVLHLVVPLLLIKWESIYNIHLPNSLVYMSSIVMIGLCIWSFLL is encoded by the exons ATGGGTCTACTAAAGATGCTGAAGCGTGTTCTGTGCAAAAACATCGCAACAAGCGGCGCGAGATTTGTGGGCATCATAGGACCCTTAACAATTCCACCGTTACAGATTGTAACTTTATATTACTTCTGGCAGGATTATGCAAGGGTTGTGGATAAACGGTACTGCTCCTGCTCGTGCTGGGACACTGTCTTTAAAG GCTCTTATGAATCTGGTATAGCTCCCTACAAACACATGTATTTTAATGCCACTACAAACATGTTGAAAATATGGATGCTTATTGTCGTTGGCGTGATTGTGTTTTACGAGACAATGAAGTACCTGGCAAGGTTGGCATTCAAGCAGAGACTCAGACAGTCCATGATGCTCCTCTTCTCTACTGCTCTGTTCTCGCATTATTACGCGTGGTGGGTCTACATTAATTACTTGAATGATGACTTTTACTCCCAGTGGTATCATCAGTTGTTCTTTACCATCACTGAGCTGATATCCACTGCCTGGGTAGTCCACCTCGCGGACAAGAAGAATCCTATAACTCACAAAAAAGCTTTTGGCATTGCTGCGATAGCTCTTCTGCATATCGTGGCTGGCGGGTGGGATCAGTTCTTTGCGAATGTTGTTAGAGGAGAGGGTCGAGCACACCAG GTCATACGTGATCTGGGTTTCATGATACCGGATGTTCTCCACCTCGTCGTTCcattattactaattaaatgGGAGAGTATTTACAATATCCATCTGCCTAACTCGTTAGTGTATATGTCAAGCATCGTGATGATTGGATTATGCATTTggtcatttttattgtaa
- the LOC105834589 gene encoding uncharacterized protein LOC105834589, giving the protein MNSRDEILSSTIPNSVRRVPSNLLRQQRSQLTQTTRENFRPSSQSLGSPSGRSKKKPTSKKYTLFLSQKSNADYYPSVTECIYLQENGFGKKTVEFKLNWSMTRIKRCICEMYPRVQLESVGFRFGKNTQDKKIIKLTVNTIEELMKEVPRGMIIIIPNRDLPCPDHTTANNANVDESYKNSLTDLGHNRHKRSATTRRPLIIRRSDSRSQPSNDESDEDVSNQSIQNQDRIVNRQASQINENSNEFTIYEIWTITDI; this is encoded by the exons ATGAATAGCCGAGACGAAATTCTATCATCAACTATTCCAAATTCAGTAAGGAGAGTTCCCAGCAACCTGCTTCGACAGCAACGCTCTCAACTTACACAAACTACCAGAGAAAATTTTCGACCTTCGTCTCAATCATTGGGAAGTCCGAGCGGCCgatcaaaaaaaaaaccaacaTCGAAAAAATACACTCTTTTCCTATCACAAAAATCAAATGCTGATTATTATCCATCTGTAACcgaatgtatatatttacaagaaaatggTTTCG GTAAGAAAACAGTggaatttaaattgaattggTCGATGACTAGAATCAAAAGATGTATTTGCGAAATGTATCCAAGAGTGCAATTAGAATCGGTTGGCTTTCGTTTCGGCAAAAACACTCAAGAcaagaagataataaaattaacagtaaatacAATTGAAGAGTTAATGAAGGAAGTGCCTAGAggaatgattattattatcccAAATAGAGATTTGCCTTGTCCTGATCATACAACAGCAAATAATGCAAATGTTGATGAGTCATACAAAAACTCATTGACAGATTTAGGACATAACAGACACAAAAGATCAGCTACTACAAGACGTCCTTTAATCATACGACGATCAGATTCTCGATCACAACCAAGTAACGATGAATCCGATGAGGATGTTTCAAATCAAAGTATTCAGAATCAGGATAGAATTGTTAACAGACAAGCCTctcaaattaatgaaaattcaa atgaaTTTACGATATATGAAATTTGGACAATTACGGATATATAG
- the LOC105836670 gene encoding lymphocyte expansion molecule has translation MFTLRKYKTKKLCPSCYKWLCQCLVTQKKKPHFPFNSGTKLDNKLGLHPKLKAFAPVSPAVGSYDPRPIDCKSIISWRKQQEAEEFSRIISSKLIKEIIDQKSFIKIECGPGSHEISRWPESIIEAPCKSLQTNVGFGTVPRFRESYKFTTPGPGYTLRTHNPFFYLEQRRQKGFSDIPTFEFDNLAPRFRETTRTWSLPCNRYNVKHPNSLQVFLDKVISKRGPYDLFTGPRDETTIKRYWTRTKLKEQDNWPQTLPGEIEKLSNKCNYFKGKWSTCPRFTKKPVSRMMLQDIGTCYKDPHEPGPGHYNPRTPRKPSTLKRYPFDSNIEYVRPIPSSDIRPGPGRYKIKHKYRVKGDGWTCVFKSKVPKINFIASLA, from the exons ATGTTTACGTTAAGAAAGtacaaaactaaaaaattgtgtccTTCCTGCTATAAGTGGCTTTGTCAATGTCTAGtaacacaaaaaaagaaaccacACTTTCCATTCAACAGCGGAACAAAGCTAGATAACAAATTAGGCTTGCATCCCAAATTAAAGGCATTTGCACCAGTGTCACCAGCTGTGGGTTCTTATGATCCTCGACCGATCGATTGTAAATCCATAATTAG TTGGCGAAAGCAACAAGAAGCGGAAGAATTTTCTCGTATAATTAGTAGCAAATTGATAAAGGAAATTATAGATCagaagagtttcattaaaatcgaatGTGGACCAGGAAGTCATGAGATATCTCGCTGGCCAGAAAGCATTATAGAGGCACCTTGTAAGAGTTTGCAAACGAATGTTGGTTTCGGGACTGTTCCGAGATTCCGAGAAAGTTATAAATTCACTACACCTGGTCCAG GATACACGCTGAGAACGCATAATCCCTTTTTCTACTTGGAACAGAGAAGGCAAAAAGGTTTTTCTGATATACCTACGTTCGAGTTCGACAATTTAGCACCCAGATTCCGAGAAACTACAAGAACATGGTCTCTACCATGCAAtag ATATAACGTGAAACATCCAAATTCACTACAAGTTTTCCTCGATAAAGTTATTAGCAAGAGAGGACCTTACGATCTTTTCACAG gaCCGAGAGATGAGACTACCATTAAAAGATACTGGACTcgtacaaaattaaaagagcAAGATAATTGGCCACAAACATTACCTGGTGAAATAGAGAAGCTTTCGAacaaatgcaattattttaaaggaaAATGGTCTACCTGTCctag ATTTACGAAGAAACCGGTTTCGAGGATGATGTTACAAGACATCGGCACATGTTATAAGGATCCTCATGAGCCGGGACCTGGTCATTACAATCCTCGGACGCCGCGAAAACCGAGTACACTCAAAAGATATCCCTTCGATAGCAATATAGAATATGTACGGCCCATTCCGTCAAGTGACATTCGTCCTGGACCAGgaagatacaaaattaaacacaaATATCGTGTGAAAGGAGATGGATGGACATGCGTTTTTAAGAGCAAAGTACCCAAGATCAACTTCATTGCTTCATTAGCATAA